The Magnolia sinica isolate HGM2019 chromosome 10, MsV1, whole genome shotgun sequence genome includes a window with the following:
- the LOC131217691 gene encoding uncharacterized protein LOC131217691 isoform X1: MAATAAISVAQRSFRCCLWRTTGFSPSLESNKTSILKRFRHSPISSRFRRESYFLNSMLPIHTAIASTRLVSKLPSESNMSAEGYSQNTYSRED; this comes from the exons atggcAGCAACGGCAGCAATTTCAGTCGCTCAAAGATCTTTCCGATGCTGCTTATGGAGAACGACGGGCTTCTCTCCTTCTCTCGAATCCAATAAAACTTCCATTCTCAAGAGATTTCGGCACTCTCCCATTTCTTCAAG GTTCCGAAGAGAATCGTACTTCTTGAATTCAATGCTTCCCATCCACACAGCTATTGCGTCCACCCGCCTCGTCTCAAAGCTTCCGAGCGAATCAAACATGTCAGCTGAAG GGTATTCTCAAAATACGTATTCGAGGGAAGATTGA
- the LOC131217691 gene encoding uncharacterized protein LOC131217691 isoform X2 yields MAATAAISVAQRSFRCCLWRTTGFSPSLESNKTSILKRFRHSPISSRFRRESYFLNSMLPIHTAIASTRLVSKLPSESNMSAEGRFANYLSPI; encoded by the exons atggcAGCAACGGCAGCAATTTCAGTCGCTCAAAGATCTTTCCGATGCTGCTTATGGAGAACGACGGGCTTCTCTCCTTCTCTCGAATCCAATAAAACTTCCATTCTCAAGAGATTTCGGCACTCTCCCATTTCTTCAAG GTTCCGAAGAGAATCGTACTTCTTGAATTCAATGCTTCCCATCCACACAGCTATTGCGTCCACCCGCCTCGTCTCAAAGCTTCCGAGCGAATCAAACATGTCAGCTGAAG GTAGATTTGCTAATTACCTCAGCCCCATCTAG